One segment of Terriglobia bacterium DNA contains the following:
- a CDS encoding ATP-binding protein gives MIPRPLNDISEADLSALIANGVAEGRTIDYKRVLPGNTDAEKKEFLADTSSFANTGGGDLVFGMDEVGGLPTQIAGLQAADLDLEIRRLDSILAAGLSPRIRYAIRTVTTAAGERVLVLRVERGWAGPHRVVFQQHDKFYGRNSAGKYPLDVNELRTAFTLSSTVTERIRAFRTDRIIALSNNQTPLPFMDSPTVVLHCIPLEAFAGAAQYNVRPLYDNPIPLSPMGTTNWDRRLNLDGVLAFGTQRPCPSYTQLYRNGVIEVVQGRILAHEYEGRMVIPSVSYERYILDYLPRCFRLVEAIGANVPVVAALTLLKTAGLYMGVDNLWGEPGYPIDSNILVLPEVIVESFTTPPNQVLKPLFDLIWNACGLPSSTNFDANGNWIARR, from the coding sequence ATGATCCCCAGACCGTTGAACGATATCTCTGAAGCTGACCTCAGTGCGCTGATAGCCAACGGAGTTGCTGAAGGCCGGACGATCGATTACAAGCGCGTCCTGCCTGGCAACACTGACGCGGAGAAGAAGGAATTTCTAGCCGATACGTCGTCGTTCGCGAACACTGGCGGAGGAGACCTAGTCTTCGGAATGGACGAAGTGGGCGGCCTGCCTACTCAGATCGCCGGCTTGCAGGCGGCGGACTTAGATCTGGAGATCCGTCGGCTGGATAGCATCCTTGCCGCCGGCCTCAGCCCACGCATTCGATATGCGATAAGAACCGTGACGACGGCAGCCGGTGAACGTGTGCTGGTCCTACGTGTCGAACGCGGCTGGGCTGGGCCGCACCGTGTTGTTTTTCAGCAGCACGACAAGTTCTATGGCCGAAACTCCGCGGGCAAATATCCGCTGGACGTGAACGAGCTGCGCACAGCTTTCACACTGTCGAGCACGGTGACGGAGCGCATTAGGGCATTCCGCACTGACAGGATAATCGCGCTGTCGAACAATCAAACGCCATTGCCCTTTATGGATTCGCCGACTGTGGTGCTCCACTGCATACCGCTCGAGGCCTTCGCTGGCGCTGCGCAATACAACGTCCGACCTCTCTACGACAACCCTATCCCCCTGTCGCCGATGGGCACGACGAATTGGGATCGGCGCCTGAACCTGGATGGAGTACTTGCGTTTGGAACGCAGCGCCCCTGCCCCAGCTATACGCAGCTATATCGAAATGGCGTGATCGAGGTGGTTCAAGGCAGAATACTGGCACACGAATACGAAGGCAGAATGGTCATCCCGAGCGTGTCTTATGAACGCTACATCCTTGACTATCTGCCTCGTTGCTTCCGTCTGGTCGAAGCAATTGGTGCAAATGTCCCAGTCGTTGCGGCGTTAACTCTGCTGAAAACCGCTGGCCTGTACATGGGTGTAGATAATCTCTGGGGAGAGCCCGGCTATCCGATCGATTCTAACATTCTCGTCCTGCCTGAGGTGATCGTTGAGAGCTTCACAACGCCCCCGAACCAGGTTCTGAAGCCCCTGTTCGATCTGATATGGAACGCATGTGGACTTCCATCCTCGACTAACTTCGACGCCAACGGGAACTGGATCGCCCGCCGTTGA
- a CDS encoding DinB family protein: MNKIEQPEPWLRGTLADVPPVQRAVLHALELAREDVERWTDGLSDDELNARPAGLAPIAFHIRHISRSTDRLLTYAEGAQLSGEQIAAMKTELDPGATRNELQAELVVALSRSARRIRAFLPQQLAEERKVGKKQLPTTVGGLLVHVADHTQRHVGQAVITAKIVLAQRTGR, encoded by the coding sequence ATGAACAAGATCGAACAACCGGAGCCGTGGCTTCGCGGCACGCTGGCGGACGTCCCGCCGGTGCAGCGCGCGGTATTGCATGCGCTGGAGCTGGCCCGCGAAGACGTGGAGCGATGGACGGACGGTCTGAGCGATGATGAACTCAACGCCCGCCCCGCCGGTCTTGCCCCCATCGCGTTTCATATCCGGCACATCTCCCGCAGCACAGACCGCTTGCTGACCTACGCCGAAGGCGCGCAGCTCTCCGGCGAGCAGATCGCCGCGATGAAAACCGAACTCGATCCCGGGGCCACGCGCAATGAACTCCAGGCGGAACTGGTGGTGGCCTTGAGCCGCAGCGCCCGGCGCATCCGCGCGTTCCTGCCGCAACAGCTTGCGGAAGAGCGCAAAGTCGGCAAGAAACAGCTACCCACCACGGTGGGCGGACTCTTGGTCCACGTGGCCGACCACACGCAGCGTCACGTGGGGCAAGCGGTGATTACGGCAAAGATTGTGTTGGCGCAGAGAACGGGGAGGTAG
- a CDS encoding NTP transferase domain-containing protein has translation MATNKPSSQVAAIVLAAGTSSRMGMPKQLMPLGDKTLLEHALANLRGSEVSEIVLVLGASAEEIEKKVPTDGLKVVINSLYEEGMGTSIRAGLAALEPDARAAFVVLADQPFVRPSTLNQLIAYHREHAPQITLPLYKGFRGNPVLLDRSVFAELNALDGDVGCRAIFGSHTAGIHKVPVNDIGVLLDIDTPDDLRHLRLLAGAEENEDSAAKPADLETRPHLEENHPELVIVGHDDVALALGHLARVLGFCTTFVDPLLSLEELPEADRVLHALDFSQLPPGERFVVVASRGLCDEEAIEQALDVNAAYIGLLANRNRAAEVMIALRRRGIAQARLNQVRAPAGLSISAKTPEEIALSILAEIVAARNSATSKFSAG, from the coding sequence GTGGCTACGAACAAGCCAAGCTCGCAAGTTGCCGCCATTGTGCTGGCCGCCGGCACCTCCAGCCGCATGGGCATGCCCAAGCAACTGATGCCCCTGGGCGATAAGACGTTGCTGGAGCACGCGCTGGCCAATCTTCGCGGCTCTGAGGTCAGCGAGATCGTCCTTGTCCTGGGCGCCAGCGCGGAAGAGATCGAAAAGAAGGTCCCCACCGATGGGCTGAAGGTGGTCATCAATTCACTGTACGAAGAGGGTATGGGGACTTCCATCCGCGCCGGGCTGGCCGCGCTGGAGCCTGATGCGCGCGCGGCGTTTGTGGTCCTGGCCGACCAGCCGTTCGTGCGGCCGTCCACGTTGAACCAGCTGATCGCCTACCATCGCGAGCACGCGCCGCAGATCACTCTACCTTTATACAAGGGCTTCCGCGGTAATCCCGTCTTGCTGGACCGGTCGGTGTTTGCAGAACTGAACGCACTGGACGGCGACGTCGGCTGCCGCGCCATCTTTGGCAGCCACACGGCGGGGATTCACAAAGTTCCGGTCAACGATATCGGCGTCCTTCTGGACATAGATACTCCGGACGATTTGCGGCACTTGCGCCTTCTCGCGGGCGCAGAGGAGAACGAAGACTCGGCGGCGAAGCCGGCGGATTTGGAGACGCGGCCGCACCTGGAAGAAAACCATCCGGAACTGGTCATCGTTGGACACGATGACGTGGCCTTGGCCCTTGGCCACCTGGCGCGGGTCCTTGGCTTCTGTACAACTTTTGTTGATCCGCTGCTTTCATTGGAAGAACTTCCAGAAGCTGATCGCGTGCTGCATGCGCTGGATTTCTCGCAACTTCCGCCGGGTGAGCGATTTGTAGTAGTCGCCAGCCGCGGTCTGTGCGACGAAGAAGCCATTGAGCAAGCTTTGGACGTCAACGCCGCATACATCGGGCTGCTGGCCAACCGGAATCGCGCGGCGGAAGTGATGATTGCTTTGCGGCGCCGGGGAATTGCCCAGGCAAGGCTCAATCAGGTCCGTGCGCCGGCAGGGCTCTCCATCAGCGCGAAAACTCCCGAGGAAATTGCGTTGAGCATCTTGGCGGAAATTGTTGCGGCCAGAAATAGCGCAACCAGCAAGTTCAGCGCGGGTTAG
- a CDS encoding XdhC family protein, protein MSHDLYRRAGELATQRQPFALATVVRVEGSSSAKRGAKALIDAKGNIVTGWVGGGCAESAVRSEAVKCIRSEQPALITLDMQDEVLGVGMPCGGMMDVYIEPVVPQRELVIAGHGRIAETLAALGHLMNFSVTVHDPSADRSKFPNAHRIINQDFDVKEVTFGPRTFVVIATLHKNDHLWLQRALESKTGEGGAAYVALVASAHRSRLVLDYLLAEGVSPEKVESVWAPAGLDLGAASPEEIALSIMGQIVALTRGGNARPLKQNKDHAEQAEAPAESSADKVIRQCEANPKD, encoded by the coding sequence ATGTCTCATGACCTCTATCGTCGCGCCGGAGAGCTGGCCACACAGCGCCAGCCGTTTGCGCTGGCCACCGTGGTGCGCGTGGAAGGGTCGTCGTCCGCCAAGCGCGGCGCAAAGGCGCTGATTGACGCCAAAGGCAACATCGTCACCGGCTGGGTGGGCGGCGGCTGCGCGGAAAGCGCGGTCCGCAGCGAAGCCGTGAAATGCATTCGCTCAGAACAACCCGCGCTCATTACTCTGGACATGCAGGACGAAGTGCTGGGCGTGGGCATGCCGTGCGGAGGAATGATGGACGTTTACATTGAGCCGGTGGTGCCGCAGCGGGAACTGGTCATCGCCGGCCACGGACGAATCGCCGAGACGCTGGCTGCACTCGGCCACCTGATGAACTTCTCCGTCACCGTGCATGATCCGTCCGCCGATCGCAGCAAATTCCCCAACGCACACCGCATCATCAACCAGGATTTTGACGTGAAGGAAGTCACCTTCGGTCCGCGGACGTTTGTGGTCATCGCCACGCTGCACAAGAATGACCATCTCTGGCTGCAGCGGGCATTGGAAAGTAAAACCGGCGAGGGCGGCGCTGCATATGTTGCGCTGGTGGCCAGCGCGCACCGTTCCCGGCTGGTGCTGGATTACCTGCTGGCGGAAGGCGTCTCGCCGGAGAAAGTTGAGAGCGTCTGGGCGCCGGCCGGTCTTGATCTGGGCGCGGCCAGCCCGGAAGAAATTGCCCTCAGCATCATGGGACAGATTGTGGCGCTCACGCGCGGCGGCAATGCCCGCCCGCTGAAGCAGAACAAAGATCACGCAGAGCAAGCAGAAGCCCCGGCCGAAAGTTCCGCCGACAAAGTCATTCGCCAGTGTGAAGCCAATCCCAAGGACTAA
- a CDS encoding xanthine dehydrogenase family protein subunit M has translation MIPAAFEYLRPKTIPEAVALLQQHGDDAKILSGGQSLIPMMKLRLARPAVLIDINRIAGLSYIKEDGGFLKIGGLTREAELEASPVLSKYPLLLDTAHVIADPQVRNMATVGGNLAHGDPANDHPATMMALGAQIVATGSKGERVIPIDEFFVTLFTTALKHDEILTEIRIPIPPAKSGGAYVKLERKVGDFGTAAVAVQLTLDGGGAIQKIGIALTNAGPTPIRAKKAEDALRGKKPDAAAIAQAAQLASDDAQPGADLRGPVAYKKGLAKELTKRALAIALQRAGK, from the coding sequence ATGATTCCTGCCGCTTTCGAGTACCTCCGGCCCAAGACCATCCCTGAAGCCGTGGCCCTCCTGCAGCAGCATGGAGACGACGCCAAGATCCTGAGCGGCGGCCAAAGCCTGATCCCCATGATGAAGCTGCGTCTAGCGCGTCCGGCGGTCCTCATTGACATCAACCGTATCGCCGGCCTCTCTTATATTAAGGAAGACGGCGGCTTCCTGAAGATTGGCGGGCTGACGCGCGAAGCCGAACTCGAAGCCTCGCCGGTTCTGTCCAAGTATCCGCTGCTGCTGGATACCGCCCACGTGATCGCCGATCCGCAGGTCCGCAACATGGCGACCGTCGGCGGCAATCTGGCGCACGGCGATCCCGCGAACGACCATCCGGCGACCATGATGGCCCTGGGCGCGCAAATCGTCGCCACCGGCAGCAAAGGCGAGCGCGTCATCCCCATTGACGAGTTCTTCGTCACGCTGTTTACCACGGCGCTCAAGCACGATGAGATTCTCACTGAGATTCGCATTCCCATTCCGCCCGCCAAGAGCGGCGGCGCGTACGTGAAACTGGAGCGCAAAGTCGGCGACTTTGGCACCGCTGCGGTGGCCGTGCAGTTGACGCTCGATGGCGGCGGCGCAATCCAGAAGATTGGCATCGCGCTGACCAACGCCGGACCAACACCCATCCGGGCCAAGAAGGCGGAAGATGCGCTGCGCGGCAAGAAGCCCGACGCAGCCGCCATCGCCCAGGCAGCGCAGCTTGCGTCCGACGACGCCCAGCCGGGCGCTGACCTGCGTGGTCCGGTGGCCTATAAGAAAGGCCTGGCCAAGGAATTAACCAAGCGCGCGCTGGCGATCGCGTTGCAACGCGCAGGCAAATAG
- a CDS encoding (2Fe-2S)-binding protein codes for MAKQMIKIKINGREREAAAEPRLLLVHFIREALGQTGTHIGCDTSNCGACTVILNGKTVKSCTMFAVQADGAEIMTVEGLIQGGKWHPLQEGFKEEHGLQCGFCTPGMLMSSYALLQKNPNPSEADIRWGISGNLCRCTGYQNIVKAVQFAAKKMAQGGTK; via the coding sequence ATGGCGAAACAGATGATCAAAATCAAAATCAACGGGCGGGAGCGTGAAGCCGCCGCTGAGCCCAGGCTGCTGCTGGTGCATTTTATCCGCGAGGCCCTGGGCCAGACCGGCACACACATTGGCTGCGACACCAGCAACTGCGGCGCGTGCACCGTCATCCTGAACGGCAAGACGGTGAAGTCGTGCACCATGTTCGCCGTGCAGGCGGATGGCGCGGAGATCATGACCGTGGAAGGCCTCATCCAGGGCGGCAAGTGGCATCCGTTGCAGGAAGGCTTCAAGGAAGAGCACGGCCTGCAATGCGGGTTCTGCACGCCGGGCATGCTCATGTCGTCGTATGCATTGCTGCAGAAGAACCCCAATCCCAGCGAGGCCGACATTCGCTGGGGCATCTCCGGCAATCTGTGCCGCTGCACCGGATACCAGAACATTGTGAAGGCGGTTCAATTTGCCGCGAAGAAGATGGCGCAAGGAGGGACAAAATAA
- a CDS encoding carbon-monoxide dehydrogenase large subunit produces MFKTTPEVGGMGHSIKRKEDSRFIQGRGNYVDDVNLPGMVFGHMVRSPYAHARLKKVDISKAMKLPGVLAVITGEDLAKAGLAWMPTLSGDKQMVLATGKVLFQAQEVAFVVAEDRYVAADAADLVEVEYEELPVLVDPKKSMDPGAPLLREDREQKDNHIFHWEVGDKQATNKAFDAAPVKAKVDAFFQRCHPAPLETCGCVADYNTATSKLTVYLTSQAPHAHRTLFSLVGNIPEQNIRIISPDIGGGFGNKVPIYPGYVCAVVASLTTGLPVKWIETRTENLMSTGFARDYHMTAEVAANKDGKMTALRVKTLADHGAFNAAAQPTKFPAGLFSICSGSYDLPTAFCEVDGVYTNKAPGGIAYRCSFRVTEAAYLIERVVDVLADELKMDPAEIRQKNFIPANAFPYKSPLGWEYDSGNYQDNLKLALDKIGYKDLLKEQAEKRKKGELMGIGISTFTEIVGAGPAHTFDIAGIKMFDSAEIRIHPTGKAICRMGTKSQGQGHETTYAQIVAQELGIPAADVMVEEGDTDTAPYGLGTYASRSTPTSGAATAVAARKIRDKARKIAAYLLECSEQDLEWEPGKFFVKGSPSKSKTIQEIAFAAYTNHPPDQEAGLEAVDYYNPPNLTFPFGAYIAVVDIDKGTGEVKVRRFMAVDDCGNIINPMIVEGQIHGGLTEGLAIAFMQEISYDESGNVQGGTFMDYLLPTAVETPNWETDKTVTPSPHHPFGAKGIGESPNVGSPAAFVNAVVDALSHLGVKHIDMPITPWKVWNILKEKGITS; encoded by the coding sequence ATGTTTAAGACGACTCCCGAAGTGGGTGGCATGGGCCATTCCATCAAGCGCAAAGAAGATTCCCGCTTCATCCAGGGCCGCGGCAATTACGTTGACGACGTCAACCTGCCGGGCATGGTGTTCGGCCACATGGTGCGCAGCCCGTACGCGCACGCGCGCCTCAAGAAAGTGGACATCAGCAAAGCCATGAAACTCCCCGGCGTGCTGGCGGTGATCACCGGTGAAGACCTGGCCAAAGCCGGCCTGGCATGGATGCCCACGCTCTCCGGCGATAAGCAGATGGTCCTGGCCACCGGCAAAGTGTTGTTTCAGGCGCAGGAAGTGGCGTTCGTAGTGGCCGAAGACCGCTACGTCGCCGCCGACGCCGCTGACCTGGTGGAAGTGGAGTATGAAGAGCTGCCGGTGCTGGTTGATCCCAAGAAGTCGATGGATCCCGGCGCGCCGCTGCTGCGCGAAGATCGCGAACAGAAAGACAACCACATCTTCCACTGGGAAGTAGGCGACAAACAAGCAACCAATAAAGCTTTCGACGCCGCGCCCGTCAAAGCCAAAGTGGACGCGTTCTTCCAGCGTTGCCATCCGGCGCCGCTGGAGACCTGCGGCTGCGTGGCCGATTACAACACTGCCACCAGTAAGCTCACCGTCTATCTCACGTCGCAGGCGCCGCATGCGCATCGCACGTTGTTCTCGCTGGTCGGCAACATTCCGGAGCAGAACATCCGCATCATTTCTCCGGACATCGGCGGGGGATTCGGCAATAAAGTCCCTATCTATCCCGGCTACGTGTGCGCGGTTGTCGCTTCGCTCACCACCGGCCTGCCGGTCAAGTGGATTGAGACGCGCACGGAGAACCTGATGTCCACGGGCTTTGCCCGCGACTACCACATGACGGCCGAAGTCGCCGCCAACAAAGACGGCAAAATGACCGCCCTGCGGGTGAAGACGCTGGCCGATCACGGCGCGTTCAACGCTGCGGCGCAGCCCACCAAGTTTCCTGCCGGGCTGTTCAGTATCTGCAGCGGCTCGTACGATCTGCCGACCGCGTTCTGCGAAGTGGACGGCGTTTACACCAATAAAGCGCCGGGCGGCATCGCTTACCGGTGTTCGTTCCGCGTGACGGAAGCGGCATACCTGATCGAACGCGTGGTGGACGTGCTGGCCGACGAACTGAAGATGGACCCGGCGGAAATTCGCCAGAAGAACTTCATTCCGGCCAACGCGTTTCCGTATAAGTCTCCGCTGGGCTGGGAGTATGACAGCGGCAACTACCAGGACAATCTGAAACTCGCGCTGGACAAAATCGGCTACAAAGATCTGCTCAAGGAGCAGGCAGAAAAACGCAAGAAGGGCGAGCTGATGGGCATCGGCATCTCCACGTTTACGGAAATCGTTGGCGCGGGCCCGGCGCACACCTTCGACATTGCCGGCATCAAGATGTTTGACAGCGCGGAGATCCGCATACATCCCACGGGCAAAGCCATCTGCCGCATGGGCACCAAGAGCCAGGGCCAGGGCCACGAGACCACCTACGCGCAGATCGTCGCGCAGGAGCTGGGCATCCCGGCAGCCGACGTGATGGTGGAAGAGGGTGACACAGACACTGCTCCCTACGGCCTGGGCACATACGCCAGCCGCAGTACGCCGACCTCCGGCGCCGCAACAGCCGTGGCCGCGCGCAAGATTCGCGACAAAGCCCGCAAGATTGCCGCGTATTTGCTGGAATGCAGCGAGCAGGATTTGGAATGGGAGCCCGGCAAGTTTTTCGTAAAAGGCTCGCCAAGCAAATCCAAGACCATCCAGGAAATTGCCTTCGCCGCGTATACCAATCATCCACCAGATCAGGAAGCCGGCCTGGAAGCGGTGGACTACTACAATCCGCCCAACCTGACGTTCCCGTTTGGCGCCTACATCGCTGTGGTGGACATTGACAAAGGCACGGGTGAAGTCAAAGTAAGGCGTTTCATGGCGGTGGACGATTGCGGCAACATCATCAATCCCATGATCGTGGAAGGCCAGATTCACGGCGGCCTGACCGAAGGCCTGGCCATCGCGTTCATGCAGGAGATCAGTTACGACGAAAGCGGCAACGTGCAGGGCGGCACCTTCATGGACTACCTGCTGCCAACCGCGGTGGAGACGCCGAACTGGGAGACCGACAAAACGGTCACGCCGTCACCGCATCATCCGTTCGGCGCTAAGGGTATTGGCGAATCGCCCAACGTGGGCTCGCCCGCCGCGTTCGTCAACGCCGTGGTGGACGCGCTGTCCCACCTGGGCGTGAAGCACATTGATATGCCCATCACGCCGTGGAAGGTGTGGAACATCCTGAAGGAAAAGGGAATCACGAGTTAA
- a CDS encoding SRPBCC family protein, whose translation MAVKIEKTFQVSEPIDKVWAFLSDPRKVATCIPGAQITEQVDDKTYKGAISVKVGPSVTDYKGEVQIIRLDNATHEIELVGKGQDVRGKGSASMKMTGKLRALDANSTEMVSDSELNVVGILAQMGARVINEVSNIMFEQFTTNFRQKLQGGGAATDEAIAKPISGLGLAFSALKATITGHSAGETKSAEKPKDAPGGKT comes from the coding sequence ATGGCAGTCAAGATCGAGAAGACGTTTCAGGTCAGCGAGCCCATAGACAAGGTGTGGGCCTTCCTCAGCGATCCCAGGAAAGTGGCAACGTGCATTCCCGGCGCGCAGATCACCGAGCAGGTGGATGACAAAACTTACAAAGGCGCCATCAGCGTGAAGGTCGGTCCCAGCGTGACCGACTACAAAGGCGAAGTGCAGATCATCCGCCTGGACAACGCCACCCATGAGATTGAACTGGTGGGCAAAGGCCAGGACGTTCGCGGCAAAGGCAGCGCGTCCATGAAGATGACCGGCAAGCTGCGCGCGCTGGACGCCAACAGCACGGAGATGGTGAGCGATTCCGAGCTGAACGTCGTCGGCATCCTGGCGCAGATGGGTGCGCGGGTGATCAATGAAGTTTCCAACATCATGTTTGAGCAGTTCACCACCAATTTCCGCCAGAAGTTGCAAGGCGGCGGGGCGGCGACTGACGAGGCCATTGCCAAGCCCATCAGCGGCCTGGGGCTGGCTTTCTCCGCGCTGAAGGCCACCATTACCGGACATTCCGCTGGCGAAACGAAATCCGCAGAGAAACCCAAAGACGCTCCCGGTGGAAAGACCTAA
- a CDS encoding MoxR family ATPase has product MASPTLPQGKRIQEPDDVVCAFEQHGYITDAALATVIFLGAKLGKPVLLEGHAGLGKTEVAKVLAAFLGVPLIRLQCYEGLDINSAVYEWNYQKQLLAIKIEEGTGQSVEEKEKHIFGREFLLERPLLQAIQSEHVSPVLLVDEVDRADEAFEAFLLELLSDFQISIPEFGTIRAKHLPHVILTSNRSRELSDALKRRCLYHWIEYPTLEKELKIVSARLSGIEQELSKQLVSFVQSVRNLHLNKSPGVAETLDWAQALMSLGKHKLDQESVEATLGCLAKSVEDGAKIKGAGVEKMISQAGS; this is encoded by the coding sequence ATGGCCTCCCCCACTCTTCCTCAGGGCAAGCGAATCCAGGAACCCGACGACGTGGTGTGCGCCTTTGAGCAGCACGGCTACATTACCGATGCCGCGCTGGCGACTGTAATTTTTCTCGGCGCCAAGCTGGGCAAGCCTGTCCTGTTGGAAGGCCACGCCGGCCTGGGAAAAACCGAAGTCGCCAAAGTGCTTGCGGCTTTTCTCGGCGTGCCCCTGATCCGCCTGCAATGTTACGAAGGCCTGGACATCAACTCCGCCGTTTATGAATGGAATTACCAGAAGCAGTTGCTGGCCATCAAGATTGAAGAGGGCACCGGCCAGTCGGTTGAAGAAAAAGAAAAACACATCTTCGGCCGCGAGTTTCTGCTGGAGCGCCCGCTGCTCCAGGCCATCCAGTCGGAGCATGTCTCGCCCGTGCTGCTGGTGGATGAAGTAGACCGCGCCGACGAAGCGTTCGAAGCCTTTCTCCTCGAGCTGCTCTCCGATTTCCAGATCAGTATTCCCGAATTCGGCACTATCCGCGCGAAGCACCTTCCGCATGTCATCCTTACTTCCAATCGCAGCCGCGAGTTGAGTGACGCGCTCAAGCGCCGCTGCCTGTACCATTGGATTGAGTATCCGACGCTGGAAAAAGAATTGAAGATTGTGTCCGCGCGGCTGTCCGGCATCGAACAGGAATTGAGCAAACAGCTGGTTAGCTTTGTGCAAAGCGTGCGCAACCTACACTTGAACAAGTCCCCCGGCGTGGCGGAGACCCTGGATTGGGCGCAAGCGCTGATGTCCCTGGGCAAACACAAGCTGGACCAGGAGTCGGTGGAGGCGACGCTGGGCTGCTTGGCAAAGTCTGTGGAAGATGGCGCGAAGATCAAGGGCGCGGGCGTTGAGAAGATGATCTCGCAAGCGGGTTCTTGA
- a CDS encoding VWA domain-containing protein, which translates to MQQPDSLTALITAFCRFARAEGLSAGVKESVTALEATRAVGIADREVLRLALRSVLCSSKDEWDKFDDLFWLFWRDADRDKSRKRPMSQGKKKDERPPREAASSFMGNSGAGREAEEDGGRAVVGAATTERLKRADFSQVKQKDLAELERLAVRLLKQMSTRLSRRMKIMRPRGRVDLRRTIRHSISRGGDPITLSFRNKKLQQDRLTVLLDISGSMNAYSLFLLRFAYALQKHFKRVDTFLFSTQLAEITPMLRSRDLYQALFSLGQVSAGWSGGTKIGESLRDFNAVYGRKLLSRHTLFLILSDGWDTGEPDMLAEQLDAIRRRVRKIIWLNPLLGMAEYQPVTRGMSAALPFIDVFAAAHNLESLLALERHLTRS; encoded by the coding sequence ATGCAGCAACCAGACAGCCTGACCGCGCTGATTACCGCATTCTGCCGCTTTGCGCGGGCCGAAGGCCTTTCTGCCGGCGTGAAGGAATCCGTGACCGCGCTGGAGGCGACGCGCGCCGTGGGGATCGCTGACCGGGAAGTGCTCCGGCTGGCATTGCGCTCCGTGCTGTGCTCATCGAAAGACGAGTGGGACAAGTTTGACGACCTGTTTTGGCTCTTCTGGCGGGATGCTGATCGCGACAAAAGCCGCAAGAGGCCGATGTCGCAAGGGAAGAAAAAAGACGAGCGTCCTCCCCGGGAGGCGGCGTCTTCTTTTATGGGAAACAGCGGCGCGGGCCGCGAAGCTGAAGAAGACGGCGGACGCGCTGTGGTGGGCGCCGCCACCACCGAGCGCTTGAAGCGCGCAGACTTCTCTCAAGTAAAGCAGAAAGATCTGGCTGAACTCGAGCGGCTGGCGGTGCGCCTGTTGAAGCAGATGAGCACGCGGCTTTCGCGCAGAATGAAGATCATGCGGCCGCGCGGCCGGGTGGATTTGCGGCGGACCATCCGGCACAGCATCAGCCGGGGCGGCGACCCCATCACCCTCAGTTTTCGCAATAAAAAGCTGCAACAGGACCGCCTTACCGTCCTGCTGGACATCAGCGGCTCCATGAACGCGTATAGCCTGTTTCTGCTCCGGTTCGCGTACGCGTTGCAGAAGCATTTCAAGCGCGTGGACACATTTCTGTTCAGCACGCAACTGGCGGAGATAACTCCCATGCTGCGCAGCCGCGATTTATACCAGGCGTTGTTTTCACTCGGCCAGGTGTCAGCCGGGTGGTCGGGCGGCACGAAAATTGGCGAATCATTGCGTGACTTTAACGCGGTCTATGGACGCAAGCTGCTTTCGCGCCATACGCTGTTTCTGATTCTCAGCGACGGATGGGACACGGGCGAACCCGACATGCTGGCTGAGCAACTCGACGCCATCAGGCGCCGCGTGCGCAAGATCATCTGGCTGAACCCGCTGCTGGGCATGGCGGAATATCAGCCGGTAACGCGCGGTATGAGCGCGGCGCTCCCGTTCATTGACGTGTTTGCTGCGGCGCACAATTTGGAGAGCCTGCTGGCGCTGGAGCGGCATCTAACGCGAAGTTAG